Genomic window (Arachis hypogaea cultivar Tifrunner chromosome 13, arahy.Tifrunner.gnm2.J5K5, whole genome shotgun sequence):
CTGTAGATATTTGAGGAGCAATAGCTTACACTTTGTGCTGCCTCTGGAATAGCAAACTCAACATGTCTAAAGCGTCTAAACCTCCCAGTATCGTCAACTGAAAAAGGAACATCAACTACTTCTCCACAATCTTTGAAAAACTCCTCACTGAACAACAGTAACATGACATCATAAGAAAAAAATACACTATAAACAAGGAAATATAAGATATACAATACATACAAGTCAGATCGTTGCAAACTAAATGACAGGTTTCAAACAAATAGTATCTTTG
Coding sequences:
- the LOC112733732 gene encoding nucleolin 2 isoform X2 codes for the protein MLLLFSEEFFKDCGEVVDVPFSVDDTGRFRRFRHVEFAIPEAAQSALELNEHELLNHPVRLDLARERGSYILGGSNSFQKGDQR
- the LOC112733732 gene encoding nucleolin 2 isoform X1: MLLLFSEEFFKDCGEVVDVPFSVDDTGRFRRFRHVEFAIPEAAQSALELNEHELLNHPVRLDLARERGSYILGGSFSNSFQKGDQR